The following proteins are co-located in the Gordonia polyisoprenivorans genome:
- a CDS encoding heme-dependent oxidative N-demethylase family protein: MTIDLPPAPAPDAAGDLVTGFPFPFPEDRYRYSTNVEPAGTPTVTAAGQWGAAVVDIDAEYHHELDARAAVLASDPSRHAVLPHMAPAAWDAMLTLMRELAIAYPDHMHLTATGPDTWQWRNDLLDIEVDFRYGDAATLGEEPLRYITSQVQEDVALLDQRDEQLFVDAGVITFAADWSFGFDVGMSFLEIHGPVPRVKKMGVITRAHEFLKRLQPHQPYRRTNWTLTIGRRLDVSTEIYPEWGPDRETIAHVDDTEFGALVHLRVEVQHLIRLPDSGALMFLIRTYMLPLEQLAGVEPWRRRAADVLVELPADMADYKGIIKYRDRAAQWLRDAAPTPPNLEPHPGLPRWPATPPEVNVEAAAFLIVSIGGDPSAAQTARAWVAKASESGATRLLVLDTLTDADDVATLRRALGESVTGTRVMITGGQFDVMTALAVARAAGAIAEELSAHVTSTDDLPVYCAHCHTTNRILARPGEIVQCPGCSMRIEIHEHHSATRGSFLASAADAGELS; encoded by the coding sequence GTGACCATCGATCTGCCACCTGCCCCGGCCCCGGACGCCGCCGGTGACCTCGTCACCGGATTCCCGTTCCCCTTCCCCGAGGACCGCTACCGCTACAGCACCAATGTCGAGCCGGCGGGCACCCCCACGGTGACCGCGGCCGGCCAATGGGGAGCCGCCGTCGTCGACATCGACGCCGAATACCACCACGAACTTGACGCTCGCGCTGCGGTTCTCGCGTCCGATCCATCCCGCCATGCCGTCCTGCCGCACATGGCGCCGGCCGCCTGGGATGCGATGCTCACCCTGATGCGCGAGCTCGCCATCGCCTACCCCGACCACATGCACCTGACCGCCACCGGCCCCGACACCTGGCAGTGGCGCAACGACCTGCTCGACATCGAGGTCGATTTCCGCTATGGCGACGCGGCCACGCTGGGTGAGGAACCGTTGCGCTACATCACCTCTCAGGTCCAAGAGGATGTGGCCTTGCTCGATCAGCGCGACGAACAACTCTTCGTCGACGCCGGTGTCATCACCTTTGCCGCCGACTGGAGCTTCGGATTCGACGTCGGCATGAGCTTCCTGGAGATCCACGGGCCGGTCCCGCGTGTGAAGAAGATGGGCGTCATCACCCGGGCCCATGAATTCCTCAAACGCCTTCAGCCACATCAGCCCTACCGTCGGACCAACTGGACGCTGACCATCGGCCGCCGACTCGACGTCTCCACCGAGATCTACCCCGAATGGGGTCCCGACCGCGAGACGATCGCGCACGTCGACGACACCGAATTCGGCGCCCTGGTGCACCTTCGGGTCGAGGTCCAGCACCTCATCCGGCTGCCCGACTCGGGTGCGCTGATGTTCCTCATCCGCACCTACATGCTCCCGCTGGAACAACTCGCCGGCGTCGAGCCCTGGCGTCGGCGCGCCGCCGACGTGCTCGTCGAACTGCCTGCAGACATGGCCGACTACAAGGGCATCATCAAGTACAGGGACCGCGCCGCCCAATGGCTGCGCGACGCCGCGCCCACGCCACCGAATCTAGAGCCGCACCCCGGACTGCCGCGGTGGCCGGCCACCCCACCCGAGGTGAACGTCGAGGCCGCCGCCTTCCTCATCGTATCGATCGGCGGCGATCCGTCGGCCGCACAGACCGCGCGCGCCTGGGTCGCCAAAGCCAGCGAATCCGGGGCCACCCGACTGTTGGTCCTCGACACCCTCACCGACGCCGACGACGTCGCGACACTGCGGCGCGCACTCGGCGAATCCGTCACCGGCACCAGGGTGATGATCACCGGCGGTCAGTTCGATGTGATGACCGCACTCGCCGTCGCACGAGCGGCCGGAGCGATCGCCGAGGAACTGTCCGCCCATGTCACCTCCACCGACGATCTGCCGGTCTACTGCGCACACTGCCACACCACCAACCGCATCCTCGCTCGCCCCGGCGAGATCGTGCAATGCCCGGGATGTTCGATGAGAATCGAGATCCACGAACATCATTCGGCCACCCGCGGGAGCTTTCTCGCCTCCGCCGCCGATGCCGGGGAGCTGTCATGA